Genomic DNA from Turicibacter faecis:
AATGAATTGAGCGCATAGGAGGAATTTTAAATGAAACTACAAGGGAAAGTAGCTCTAGTAACGGGAGGATCACGTGGAATTGGGGCCGCTATTGCGTTAAAGTTGGCATCACTAGGATGCCATGTGGCTATTAATTACGCGGGGAATGTTAACAAAGCAGAAGAAACATTAGCTCGTATTCAATCGTTAGGTGTAGATGCTAAAATTTATCAGGCTAATGTGGCTAATTATGACGAGGTAGAGGTCATGACTAAGCAAATTATCAAAGATTTTGGACATCTCGATATTATTATTAATAACGCAGGGATTACGGCGGACAATTTAATGATGAGAATGGATCAACAATCTTTTGATTCTGTAATAGATGTTAATTTAAAAGGAACGTGGAATGTTTGTAAAAGTGTGACACGCTCTATCTTAAAACAGCGAGAGGGAGTTATTATTAATCTATCGTCTGTTGTTGGAATGAATGGAAACATTGGACAAGCAAACTATGCAGCCTCAAAAGCTGGAGTTATTGGATTGACTAAATCATTAGCGAAAGAGTTTGCATCACGTAAAATTCGAGTAAATGCGATCGCTCCAGGCTATATTAAATCGGATATGACAGCTAAACTATCAGATGATGTTACTGAAAAAGTTTTGGAAAATATCCCGTTAGGTCAACTTGGAGAAGTAGAGGATATTGCAAATGCCGTGGCCTTTTTAGTAAGTGATGAGGCACGATATATTACAGGGCAAGTCTTAGTTGTAGACGGTGGAATGGCTATTTAATGAAAGAGGGTGTAATGACTGTGAATAAGCGTAGGGTTGTAGTGACAGGATTAGGAACTGTTTGTCCCGTTGGTAATGATGTTGATACGATGTGGGAAAATATTAAAAATGGTGTTTGTGGAATCGATGAAATTACTCATTTTGATACAACTGATTTTAAAGTTAAATTAGCTGGAGAAATTAAAGATTTAAATATTGAAGATTATATTAATAAGAAAGAAGCTAAACGATTGGATCGTTTTAGCCAACTGGCCTTAATAGCTGCTAAGCAAGCCTATGAGGATTCAAAAATTAATATGGATGAGATTGAAGCCAATCGCTTTGGAGTTATTTTAAGTTCGGGAATTGGTGGAATTGGAACAATTGAATCGGAAAAGGAAAAAGGAATCAAAAAGGGATATGAACGTGTATCACCATTTTTTATCCCAATGGCTATTGGAAATTTGGCTGCCGGAAATGTTGCTATTATGCTAGGGGCTAAAGGAGCTTGTTTAGATATTGTAACTGCATGCGCCGCTGGGACTAATTCAATTGGTGAGGCCTTTAAATATGTCCGTGATGGATATGCTGATATTATGTTAGCGGGTGGTGCAGAGGCTTCAATTACACCGCTTGGTATCGGTGGATTTTCTTCAATGAAGGCCTTATCTACAGCAACAGATAAAAATCGTGCATCTATCCCTTTTGACGCTGAGCGTAATGGGTTTGTTATGGGAGAAGGTTCAGGAGCATTAATTTTGGAAGAATACGAGCATGCCAAAAAACGTGGAGCAACTATTTATGCCGAGCTTATTGGATATGGTGTAAGTTGTGATGCATTCCATATGACAGCTCCTGATACAGAGGCAAATGGTGCTGCCGCTTGTTTTACAATGGCATTAAATGATGCAAATATTACAGCAGATCAAATAGATTATATTAACGCACATGGAACATCGACGCCATTAAATGATAAGTTAGAAACTCTAGGAGTAAAAAAGGTATTTGGTGATCAGACAAATGTGATGCTTAGTTCAACTAAAGGGCATACAGGGCATCTTCTAGGGGCAGCGGGAGCAGTGGAGGCCATTATTACAGTTAAATCGTTACAGGATGGTTTTGTTCCAGGAACTATTAATTATTCACAGCCTGATCCTGAATGTGATTTAGACATTGTTCCAAATCAGGGACGTAAAATGGATATTGAATATGCGTTATCAAATTCGTTAGGATTTGGTGGACATAATGCGTGTGTTATTTTCAAAAAATATGCCGGATAAAAGATTAACTTTTCTTTCTATATTATATGTATTAAATGGAGGGTGCTTAAATGGTTTTAAATAGTAATCAGATTCAGGAAATTATTCCTCATCGTTATCCATTTTTATTAGTTGATCGTATAGATGAATTAGAACCTGGTAAGAGAGCATTAGGGACGAAATGTGTTTCTGCAAATGAAATGCAATTCATGGGACATTTTCCGCAACAACATGTGATGCCTGGGGTTCTTATTATTGAGGCCCTTGCTCAAGTAGGGGCAGTTGCCATCTTAAGTTTGGAAGCTAATAAGGGGAAAATTGCCTATTTTGCAGGTATTAAAACGGCGAAGTTCCGTCAAAAGGTTGTTCCTGGAGATGTGTTGACTCTAGAAACTGAACTAGTTAAAGTGAAGGGGAGTATTGGAGTCGGCAAAGCAATTGCAACTTTAAATGGTAAGGTTGCTGTAGAGGCCGAACTAACATTTGCGATTGGATAATAAAATAAAAAACTGTTTTAAAGCGGGTGATTTGTCCATGCTTTGAAACAGTTTTTTTATGAGTTTTTAATAGTTAGTATTCGTAACTGATGATAAGAATGATTTTTGAATCTATTTAAAAGGGAAAGTTACTAACTCTGAAAGTCGTCTTTTATTAATGGATTCTTTATGACGCATAGGTGTAGGCTAATGTTTGGACATAATTTTAAAAAAACAATGATTATAAATTCGTTATTCCTTTTTAATCCTGCTATAATAAAGGAAATGGAAAAAAAGTAGGTGTAACAATGTCATTAGCATATGGTTTATTATTAATAGTATTTATTTTTATTGTACTATTTTACTATCTTATTCAGTCTAAAAAGTTAAATTTTCAAGGAAAAGACCGTTGGGTACAATTAGCAATCGTTTTTAATATCATAATCACTCTTTTGTTAATAATAAGCGGAGGGATAGGAATAATCACGTATTTGTTTATTGTTTTATTATTAGGAAGTGGAGGGTTTTACTATCTGTATAAAATTAAATATGAGAAAATTGGTTTTATAGGGAGTTTGTTTTGCTCTTTCTTTTTGTTTGTTTTTTTAGTTTTACAGCTTTGGATTTACGGTGTGGGGATTTAAGTTAACCGCAATTAAATGTATAAAAAAGGTAAAAGGATGATGCGCGTATCTTGCATACGATATTTTTAAAATTGGCATACTATTATTAGACTATTAATAAAGAGGAAATGATGATCCTGTTAGGAGACTTTAGTACCTTTCTGTTTATTAGTAAAGTAAATTCAATTTTGGAAATGGGTGAAAATATGAAGCATAGACTTTTAATACCACTGTTACTGTTTGTTATAGTGTCCATTCCGAATCTGATTGTTGATGCCGAAGATAGTAATCATGAAGCACGATTAAAAATGTATAAGGATTATGAATTGGCATCAGGGGTTCCATGGTATGAAATCGCGGCTATCGATCAATATGAAAGAAATACATATAAATTTAAAGAGGGATCAGATAAGTTGAAGTATGATACCATTTCTATTTTTATTACAAATGAGCGATGGTCTGGTCCTGAAAATCCTTACTATTATGATAATGATAGTTATACGATTAACTTGTTTGGGGGAATTGGAAAAGACGGAAATGGGGACGGGGTTGCTGATATTAATAATGAGGAAGATGTGATGTATACGATGGTTGAGTACATCAGATCATTTGATACATTTAAAGAAGCCTTGAACTCTTATTATCAACAGGATCAGGCGGTTAAAATTATTGAAGAAATTGCACAGCTTTTCAAACATTTTGATACTATCGTATTAGATAAGCGATGCCTTCCAGTTTCTAAAAGATATAGTTATAGTTTTCAAGATAATTATGGTACTGCTCGAAGTTGGGGAGGTGCTCGGTCTCATGAGGGAATTGACATCTTTGCAAATTATTCAACTCCCGTTTTAGCAACTGCATATGGAGTGGTAGAAATAATGGGATGGAATGATTATGGTGGCTATCGTATAGGTATTCGTGATATTTATAATACTTATCAATACTATGCTCATTTACAAGGTTATGAAGGCGATTTGAAGGAGGGGGATATCGTAGAACCGGGGCAAGTTATTGGATATGTTGGAAGTACAGGATATGGTAAAGAAGGGACGAGTGGGAAGTTTCCACCTCACTTACACTTTGGATTATATAAATATGATGGACGCTGTGAGTGGGCATTTAATCCTTATCCGCATTTAAGACGTTGGGAAAAAGAAGAACAGTAAGTAAATGAGGCCTCTCATAGTGATATGGGAGGCTCTTTTTAGATAATATTTCTAGGGATAAATGTTGTTTATGAGTTAATAAAAGTGGGGATAAAAGCTATTATTCTAATAAAATATAAATTTTTAAAAAAACTTTATAAAAAGTGTTGACCTTTAATGGGGGACATGGTATTATAAATGTGTGCTCAGGGATGAGCTAAAAAAACAAACGGAGTAGTACTCAAGTGGCTGAAGAGGTGCCCCTGCTAAGGGTATAGGTCGGGCAACCGGCGCGAGGGTTCAAATCCCTCCTGCTCCGCCATAATAAAAAAATGTTGTATGGCCCGTTGGTGAAGTGGTTTAACACACATGCCTTTCACGCATGCATACACGGGTTCGAATCCCGTACGGGTCACCATTTAATAAAAGGTCCAGTGGTGTAGCGGTTAACATGCCTGCCTGTCACGCAGGAGATCGCGGGTTCGATTCCCGTCTGGACCGCCATTTATTCGGGAAGTGGCTCAGCTTGGTAGAGCACCTGGTTTGGGACCAGGGGGTCGCAGGTTCGAATCCTGTCTTCCCGACCATATATAAGCGGGTGTAGTTTAATGGTAGAACTTCAGCCTTCCAAGCTGACTGTGAGAGTTCGATTCTCTTCACCCGCTCCAATTTTTTTTGGTGAAATGCCGTTAAAAAGCCATGATAGGCGGTCGTGGCGGAATGGTAGACGCGCCAGCTTGAGGGGCTGGTAGGAGCAATCCTGTGGAGGTTCGAGTCCTCTCGGCCGCACCATAAAAACAACTAGAACAGCGCCCATAGCTCAATTGGATAGAGCGTTTGACTACGGATCAAAAGGTTAGGGGTTCGACTCCTCTTGGGCGCGCCATAATAAAGATAACAGTAAGAGTTTGTAAGAACTCTTTTTTGTTTTTATAAATAAAAATATTTGCTGAGAGAAGAAAAATATTTAGAAATTAATATCATTCGTAAAAAGAGACATTAAACTTATAATTTATTGAATATAAATAAATATTGATTGAAGATGGAGCTTTTGAATTTCCTATTTTAGAGATAGAAAGAGGAGGGGCGGAATCACGATTTATATGGTTGTTATGCGATTATCTATACGAGCGAGAGATCAGTAAAATAATTGACTGTGTTTTGCAAAAAAAAAAAAAAATATTGACATGAAATGTGAACTATGATAGTATAATTCATGTTCTTGGTCCAGTGGTGTAGCGGTTAACATGCCTGCCTGTCACGCAGGAGATCGCGGGTTCGATTCCCGTCTGGACCGCCATATTATATGGCCCGTTGGTGAAGCGGTTTAACACACATGCCTTTCACGCATGCATACACGGGTTCGAATCCCGTACGGGTCACCATTTAATTTTTTAATAGGATAATTATTTTATTAAATTATTTAGTGGTTAGAAAAAAGTTAAAAAGTGTTTGACAGAAGTTGTTGAACATGATAAACTAGAAAAGTCGCCAAGAGAGGTGGACAAGAAATCTTACAAAAAAACATTTGACAGAAAAAGTCGAATGTGGTAAGATAAAGAAGTCGCCAAAAGGCGAGAGAAGTTCTTTGAAAACTAAACAGAACGTCAAGAATCATGAGCGAAAGAAATTTCGCAAGCTAAGGAAACAAACAATTATGGAGAGTTTGATCCTGGCTCAGGATGAACGCTGGCGGCGTGCCTAATACATGCAAGTCGAGCGAACCACTTCGGTGGGAAGCGGCGAACGGGTGAGTAACACGTAGGTGATCTGCCCATCAGACGGGGACAACGATTGGAAACGATCGCTAATACCGGATAGGACGAAAGTTTAAAGATGCTTCTGGCATCACTGATGGATGAGCCTGCGGCGCATTAGCTAGTTGGTGGGGTAAAGGCCTACCAAGGCGACGATGCGTAGCCGACCTGAGAGGGTGAACGGCCACACTGGGACTGAGACACGGCCCAGACTCCTACGGGAGGCAGCAGTAGGGAATCTTCGGCAATGGGCGAAAGCCTGACCGAGCAACGCCGCGTGAATGAAGAAGGCCTTCGGGTTGTAAAATTCTGTTATAAGGGAAGAAAGGTGATAGGAGGAAATGACTATCAATTGACGGTACCTTATGAGAAAGCCACGGCTAACTACGTGCCAGCAGCCGCGGTAATACGTAGGTGGCAAGCGTTATCCGGAATTATTGGGCGTAAAGAGCGCGCAGGTGGTTAATTAAGTCTGATGTGAAAGCCCACGGCTTAACCGTGGAGGGTCATTGGAAACTGGTTGACTTGAGTGCAGAAGAGGGAAGTGGAATTCCATGTGTAGCGGTGAAATGCGTAGAGATATGGAGGAACACCAGTGGCGAAGGCGGCTTCCTGGTCTGCAACTGACACTGAGGCGCGAAAGCGTGGGGAGCAAACAGGATTAGATACCCTGGTAGTCCACGCCGTAAACGATGAGTGCTAAGTGTTGGGGGTCGAACCTCAGTGCTGAAGTTAACGCATTAAGCACTCCGCCTGGGGAGTACGGTCGCAAGACTGAAACTCAAAGGAATTGACGGGGACCCGCACAAGCGGTGGAGCATGTGGTTTAATTCGAAGCAACGCGAAGAACCTTACCAGGTCTTGACATACCATTGACGCCTCTAGAGATAGAGGGTTTCCTTCGGGGACAATGGATACAGGTGGTGCATGGTTGTCGTCAGCTCGTGTCGTGAGATGTTGGGTTAAGTCCCGCAACGAGCGCAACCCCTGTCGTTAGTTGCCAGCAGTGAGATGGGGACTCTAACGAGACTGCCAGTGACAAACTGGAGGAAGGTGGGGATGACGTCAAATCATCATGCCCCTTATGACCTGGGCTACACACGTGCTACAATGGTTGGTACAAAGAGAAGCGAAGCGGTGACGTGGAGCAAACCTCATAAAGCCAATCTCAGTTCGGATTGTAGGCTGCAACTCGCCTACATGAAGTTGGAATCGCTAGTAATCGCGAATCAGAATGTCGCGGTGAATACGTTCCCGGGTCTTGTACACACCGCCCGTCACACCACGAGAGTTTACAACACCCGAAGTCAGTGGCCTAACCGCAAGGAGGGAGCTGCCTAAGGTGGGGTAGATGATTGGGGTGAAGTCGTAACAAGGTATCCCTACCGGAAGGTGGGGATGGATCACCTCCTTTCTATGGAGAAAGAGACGTTCTGTTTAGTTTTGGGAGAATTTCGATTTTCCTGGAATTGATCTTTGAAAACTAGATATCTTCTGAAGAAGAAAAGTTAAGTAATAAAGGGCGCACGGAGGATGCCTAGGCACTAGGAGTCGAAGAAGGACGCGACAAACGGCGAAACGCCTCGGGGAGCTGTAAGTAAGCAAAGAGCCGGGGATATCCGAATGGGGAAACCCGCTAGTGGTCATACGCTAGCACCGTATGGTGAATCAATAGCCATAGAGGAGACAGACCCAGGGAACTGAAACATCTAAGTACCTGGAGGAAAAGAAAGAAACATCGATTCCCCAAGTAGCGGCGAGCGAACAGGGAGGAGCCCAAACCGGAGAAATCCGGGGTAGAAGGACCTTCAGAAATGACTGAACATGATAGCCGAATGGTCTGGGAAGGCCAACCGGAGGGGGTGAGAGTCCCGTAGGTGAAATTGTGTGAAGCAGGGAAGGGATCCTGAGTACGGCGGGACACGAGAAATCCCGTCGGAAGCAACGAGGACCATCTCGTAAGGCTAAATACTACCTAGTGACCGATAGTGAACCAGTACCGTGAGGGAAAGGTGAAAAGAACCCCGGAAGGGGAGTGAAAGAGAACCTGAAACCGTGTGCCTACAACTAGTCAGAGCCCGTTAAAGGGTGATGGCGTGCCTTTTGTAGAATGAACCGGCGAGTTACGATATCGTGCAAGGTTAAGTTGAAGAGACGGAGCCGAAGCGAAAGCGAGTCTGAATAGGGCGAGGAGTACGATGTTGTAGACCCGAAACCGTGTGAGCTAGCCATGAGCAGGCTGAAGGTCAGGTAACACTGACTGGAGGGCCAAACCAGGGCACGTTGAAAAGTGCTTGGATGACTTGTGGCTAGGGGTGAAATTCCAATCGAACACGGATATAGCTGGTTCTCTCCGAAATAGCTTTAGGGCTAGCCTCGATAAGAGTCTACTGGAGGTAGAGCACTGAATGGGTGATGGCCCCACCTCGGGGTACTGATCTCAATCAAACTCCGAATGCCAGATAGATATGATCGGGAGTCAGACTGTGGGTGATAAGGTCCATGGTCAAAAGGGAAAGAGCCCAGACCGCCAGCTGAGGCCCCAAGTGTCCGTTAAGTGGAAAAGGATGTGGAGATGCACAGACAACTAGGAGGTTGGCTTAGAAGCAGCCATCCTTTAAAGAGTGCGTAATAGCTCACTAGTCGAGTGACTCTGCGCCGAAAATGTACCGGGGCTAAACGGACCGCCGAAGCTGCGGATTGACACGAAGTGTCAGTGGTAGGAGAGCGTTCTAACAGCGGAGAAGCAGTACCGGAAGGAGCTGTGGAGCGGTTAGAAGTGAGAATGCCGGTGTGAGTAGCGAAAGATAGGTGAGAATCCTATCCATCGAAAGCCTAAGGTTTCCAGGGGAAGGCTCGTCCGCCCTGGGTAAGTCGGGACCTAAGGTGAGGCCGAAAGGCGTAGCCGATGGACAACAGGTAGAGATTCCTGTACCACTTAATAAACTGAAGGAGTGACGGAGAAGGCTAAGTTGAGCGTGTGAATGGATTCACGTGTAAGCAGTGAGGTGGTCATGTAGGCAAATCCGCATGGCGAAACATTGAGCTGTGATGCCGAAAGCCCGAAAGGGTGAAGTCAGCTGATGTCACGCTTCCAAGAAAAGCTTCTAGGGATAATTTATTAGGTGCCCGTACCGATAACCGACACAGGTAGGCGAGGAGAGAATCCTAAGATGAGCGAGAGAACTCTTGTTAAGGAACTCGGCAAAATGACCCCGTAACTTCGGGAGAAGGGGTGCTTGTGAAAGCAAGCCGCAGTGAAAAGGCCCAGGCGACTGTTTATCAAAAACACAGGTCTCTGCTAAACCGCAAGGTGATGTATAGGGGCTGACGCCTGCCCGGTGCTGGAAGGTTAAGAGGAGAGGTTAGCGCAAGCGAAGCTTTGAATTGAAGCCCCAGTAAACGGCGGCCGTAACTATAACGGTCCTAAGGTAGCGAAATTCCTTGTCGGGTAAGTTCCGACCCGCACGAAAGGCGTAACGATCTGGGCGCTGTCTCAACAAGAGACTCGGTGAAATCATAGTACCTGTGAAGATGCAGGTTACCCGCGACAGGACGGAAAGACCCCGTGGAGCTTTACTGTAGCTTGATATTGAGCACTGGTGACACATGTACAGGATAGGTAGGAGACGAAGAGACCAGGACGCCAGTCTTGGAGGAGTCGCTGTTGGGATACTACCCTTGTGTTACTGGGGTTCTAACCCGTGGCCATGAGCTGGTCAGGGGACAGTGTCAGGTGGGCAGTTTGACTGGGGCGGTCGCCTCCCAAAGAGTAACGGAGGCGCCCAAAGGTTCCCTCAGAATGGTTGGAAATCATTCGAAGAGTGTAAAGGCAGAAGGGAGCTTGACTGCGAGACCAACAAGTCGAGCAGGGACGAAAGTCGGGCTTAGTGATCCGGCGGTACCGAATGGAAGGGCCGTCGCTCAACGGATAAAAGCTACCCCGGGGATAACAGGCTGATCTCCCCCAAGAGTTCACATCGACGGGGAGGTTTGGCACCTCGATGTCGGCTCATCGCATCCTGGGGCTGTAGTCGGTCCCAAGGGTTGGGCTGTTCGCCCATTAAAGCGGTACGCGAGCTGGGTTCAGAACGTCGTGAGACAGTTCGGTCCCTATCCGTCGTGGGCGTAGGAAATTTGAGAGGAGCTGTCCTTA
This window encodes:
- the fabG gene encoding 3-oxoacyl-[acyl-carrier-protein] reductase; amino-acid sequence: MKLQGKVALVTGGSRGIGAAIALKLASLGCHVAINYAGNVNKAEETLARIQSLGVDAKIYQANVANYDEVEVMTKQIIKDFGHLDIIINNAGITADNLMMRMDQQSFDSVIDVNLKGTWNVCKSVTRSILKQREGVIINLSSVVGMNGNIGQANYAASKAGVIGLTKSLAKEFASRKIRVNAIAPGYIKSDMTAKLSDDVTEKVLENIPLGQLGEVEDIANAVAFLVSDEARYITGQVLVVDGGMAI
- the fabF gene encoding beta-ketoacyl-ACP synthase II, encoding MNKRRVVVTGLGTVCPVGNDVDTMWENIKNGVCGIDEITHFDTTDFKVKLAGEIKDLNIEDYINKKEAKRLDRFSQLALIAAKQAYEDSKINMDEIEANRFGVILSSGIGGIGTIESEKEKGIKKGYERVSPFFIPMAIGNLAAGNVAIMLGAKGACLDIVTACAAGTNSIGEAFKYVRDGYADIMLAGGAEASITPLGIGGFSSMKALSTATDKNRASIPFDAERNGFVMGEGSGALILEEYEHAKKRGATIYAELIGYGVSCDAFHMTAPDTEANGAAACFTMALNDANITADQIDYINAHGTSTPLNDKLETLGVKKVFGDQTNVMLSSTKGHTGHLLGAAGAVEAIITVKSLQDGFVPGTINYSQPDPECDLDIVPNQGRKMDIEYALSNSLGFGGHNACVIFKKYAG
- the fabZ gene encoding 3-hydroxyacyl-ACP dehydratase FabZ, giving the protein MVLNSNQIQEIIPHRYPFLLVDRIDELEPGKRALGTKCVSANEMQFMGHFPQQHVMPGVLIIEALAQVGAVAILSLEANKGKIAYFAGIKTAKFRQKVVPGDVLTLETELVKVKGSIGVGKAIATLNGKVAVEAELTFAIG
- a CDS encoding M23 family metallopeptidase; protein product: MKHRLLIPLLLFVIVSIPNLIVDAEDSNHEARLKMYKDYELASGVPWYEIAAIDQYERNTYKFKEGSDKLKYDTISIFITNERWSGPENPYYYDNDSYTINLFGGIGKDGNGDGVADINNEEDVMYTMVEYIRSFDTFKEALNSYYQQDQAVKIIEEIAQLFKHFDTIVLDKRCLPVSKRYSYSFQDNYGTARSWGGARSHEGIDIFANYSTPVLATAYGVVEIMGWNDYGGYRIGIRDIYNTYQYYAHLQGYEGDLKEGDIVEPGQVIGYVGSTGYGKEGTSGKFPPHLHFGLYKYDGRCEWAFNPYPHLRRWEKEEQ